A part of Bacillota bacterium genomic DNA contains:
- a CDS encoding zinc ribbon domain-containing protein produces MPIFEYQCQDCQKTFEVLQLPGNNNEPKCECGSANLRKLISSPFLPSSVGKPANEEPASCCGSNPKEGNCTPGSCCGKTTDE; encoded by the coding sequence ATGCCTATCTTCGAGTATCAGTGCCAGGATTGCCAGAAAACTTTCGAAGTGCTCCAACTGCCTGGAAATAATAATGAGCCTAAGTGCGAGTGTGGCAGTGCAAACTTGCGTAAACTTATCTCCAGCCCTTTTTTGCCTAGTTCAGTAGGCAAGCCGGCTAATGAAGAACCCGCTAGCTGCTGCGGCAGTAACCCGAAAGAGGGAAATTGTACCCCAGGTTCCTGTTGCGGTAAAACCACCGACGAATAG
- a CDS encoding type I restriction-modification system subunit M, with translation MNPLNTTVIDQKDINNAAWAACDTFRGVVDPAQYKDYILVMMFVKYISDVWRDRYEEYRKQYGDDDVRIRRKLERERFVLPQGAGFYDLYAQRNEANIGELINEALDAIEEANKAKLEGVFRNIDFNSEANLGKTRDRNRRLKMLLEDFNKPQLDMCPSRVPEDVIGNTYIYLIERFASNSGKKAGEFYTPHKVSKLVAKLAAPRPGDRICDPACGSGGLLIEASREVNDRNFALFGMEVNGSTWALARMNMFLHRADSARIEWCNTLTGPALVENDRLMKFNIVVANPPFSLDKWGADEAQSDRFNRFWRGVPPKSKGDWAFISHMVEAALEKEGRVAVIVPHGVLFRGAAEGRIRRKMIEENLLDAVIGLPGNLFPTTSIPVAILVFDRSREKGGIHQNRKDVIFVDAGRDYLPGKNQNTLAEEHIRQIADTVKARHDVEKYAHVATFDEIKDNEFNLNIPRYVDTFEEEEEIDIDAVQQEIDQLENELAEVRAQMAVMLKDVVRK, from the coding sequence ATGAACCCGTTGAACACTACTGTAATTGATCAGAAAGACATTAATAATGCCGCTTGGGCGGCCTGTGACACCTTCCGCGGTGTTGTTGACCCCGCACAGTACAAGGACTACATTCTGGTGATGATGTTTGTTAAATACATATCGGATGTATGGAGAGACCGTTATGAAGAATACCGCAAGCAATATGGCGATGATGATGTTCGTATCCGGAGAAAACTGGAACGCGAGCGTTTTGTTCTCCCGCAAGGTGCCGGCTTTTATGATCTTTATGCACAACGTAATGAGGCCAATATAGGTGAGCTGATTAACGAAGCGCTCGATGCAATAGAAGAAGCCAATAAGGCCAAGCTGGAAGGTGTGTTCCGAAATATAGACTTCAACAGCGAGGCCAACCTCGGCAAAACCAGAGATCGCAACCGCCGCCTGAAGATGCTGCTGGAGGATTTCAATAAGCCGCAGCTTGATATGTGTCCCAGCCGGGTTCCCGAGGATGTCATCGGCAACACATATATCTATTTAATCGAGCGTTTTGCTTCTAATTCCGGCAAAAAAGCCGGCGAGTTTTATACACCCCATAAAGTATCCAAACTGGTGGCTAAACTGGCCGCTCCCAGGCCCGGAGACCGTATTTGTGATCCCGCCTGTGGTTCCGGCGGCCTTTTGATTGAAGCGTCACGTGAAGTGAATGACCGCAACTTTGCCCTTTTTGGTATGGAGGTTAACGGAAGCACTTGGGCGCTGGCGCGCATGAATATGTTCCTGCATCGTGCGGACAGTGCCCGTATCGAGTGGTGTAACACACTTACCGGCCCGGCGCTGGTGGAAAATGACCGCCTAATGAAATTCAATATCGTGGTGGCCAACCCTCCCTTCTCACTGGACAAATGGGGGGCTGATGAAGCACAAAGCGACCGCTTTAATCGCTTTTGGCGCGGCGTGCCGCCCAAGAGTAAAGGTGACTGGGCCTTTATCAGCCACATGGTGGAAGCGGCACTGGAAAAAGAAGGCCGGGTAGCCGTGATTGTGCCCCATGGAGTGTTGTTCCGGGGAGCGGCCGAGGGCCGTATCCGCCGGAAAATGATTGAGGAAAACCTGCTCGATGCCGTGATCGGCCTGCCGGGAAACCTCTTCCCCACCACCTCGATCCCGGTGGCCATACTGGTCTTTGACCGCAGCCGGGAAAAGGGCGGTATCCACCAAAACCGCAAAGACGTCATCTTTGTCGATGCCGGTCGGGACTACCTGCCTGGCAAAAACCAAAACACCCTAGCCGAAGAGCATATCCGGCAGATTGCAGACACCGTAAAGGCCCGGCATGACGTGGAAAAATACGCCCATGTCGCCACTTTCGATGAGATCAAGGATAACGAATTCAACTTGAATATACCCCGCTATGTGGATACCTTCGAAGAGGAAGAAGAGATTGACATTGACGCCGTGCAGCAGGAAATCGATCAACTGGAAAACGAGCTGGCCGAAGTGCGGGCACAGATGGCCGTAATGCTGAAGGATGTGGTGCGAAAATGA
- a CDS encoding restriction endonuclease subunit S: protein MKTNLKEITSIQVGYSFRTRLESINTGTIAVIQMKDLTAQNYVDCSGLMRIDMEKIKEQHLAKPGDVIFRSRGQITTSAILLDDPGKAVVAAPLIWIRVTDDSVLPEYLNWYISQMPAQAFLSSNAVGTTQKMISKHVLEKLEVFIPTLARQRAIIELAALAEKEQHLMKKIADKRRQYVTLTLLEHAKGE, encoded by the coding sequence ATGAAGACTAACCTGAAGGAAATTACATCAATTCAAGTGGGCTACTCCTTTCGAACACGATTGGAGTCAATCAATACAGGAACTATCGCGGTAATTCAAATGAAAGACCTGACGGCACAAAATTATGTCGACTGCAGTGGTCTGATGCGTATTGATATGGAAAAGATCAAAGAACAGCATCTGGCTAAACCCGGTGATGTAATTTTTCGGTCTCGGGGACAAATAACCACATCTGCCATTTTGCTGGATGACCCTGGTAAAGCGGTTGTTGCAGCTCCATTAATTTGGATCAGAGTGACGGATGATTCCGTTCTTCCTGAGTATCTAAATTGGTATATTAGCCAAATGCCGGCACAAGCCTTTTTATCAAGTAATGCGGTGGGAACGACGCAGAAAATGATTAGCAAACATGTATTGGAAAAGCTGGAAGTTTTCATTCCTACACTTGCACGGCAAAGGGCGATTATTGAGCTGGCTGCGTTAGCTGAGAAAGAACAGCATCTCATGAAAAAGATTGCTGACAAGCGCAGGCAGTATGTTACGTTAACATTATTAGAACATGCAAAAGGAGAATGA
- a CDS encoding alpha/beta-type small acid-soluble spore protein has product MRKDLVKAAANGLVPKDLEPYVKPALDKFKNEMAAELGMPDYDTIDKGELPSRMNGKVGGNMTHKMVSFAEAVLAWNYRQQLESGNNDEGADT; this is encoded by the coding sequence ATGCGAAAGGATTTAGTAAAGGCTGCCGCTAACGGTTTAGTGCCCAAAGACCTGGAGCCATATGTTAAGCCAGCCCTGGACAAGTTCAAAAATGAAATGGCGGCGGAGCTGGGAATGCCTGATTACGATACGATAGACAAAGGGGAATTGCCGAGCCGCATGAACGGCAAAGTGGGAGGCAATATGACGCATAAAATGGTATCCTTTGCCGAAGCCGTCCTGGCCTGGAATTATCGCCAGCAATTGGAAAGTGGTAATAATGACGAAGGCGCAGATACATAG
- a CDS encoding methyltransferase domain-containing protein produces the protein MPNPRSFELPQEFLIVGAAVQTGLFDALKDSPCTTEELSAKTGTDHRALWTVAEALVALGYLEHDSKKMKLTAEAEEILYNSESEAYTGFSFMHAYNLISSWVRLPEVLQNGKPVPKKQDSAPKDFIRAMSHIAAQSAPALSEYCLQGLPANPTVLDVGGGPLTYAHAFAKNGAAVTVMDLPQVIDMMSPELEPDLPIKMVKGDFTEGLPQGPFDVIYLGNVCHIYGEKENQKLFNDAAANLKSGGRLIINDMIRGTGARPAIFGVNMLINTANGGTYTYEEYKTWLENAKFSVFPWKEVGGRQIIRADRQ, from the coding sequence GTGCCAAATCCCCGTTCTTTTGAATTGCCGCAGGAGTTTTTGATTGTGGGAGCGGCCGTACAGACCGGTCTTTTTGACGCCTTAAAGGATAGTCCCTGCACCACGGAAGAATTATCGGCAAAGACCGGAACCGACCACAGGGCGTTATGGACAGTGGCCGAAGCCCTGGTTGCCCTAGGTTATTTAGAGCATGACAGCAAAAAGATGAAGCTGACCGCGGAAGCAGAGGAAATACTCTATAACTCTGAATCTGAAGCTTATACCGGCTTTTCCTTTATGCATGCTTATAATTTGATATCTTCGTGGGTGAGGCTACCAGAGGTTTTGCAAAACGGCAAACCGGTCCCCAAAAAGCAAGATTCTGCACCCAAGGATTTTATCAGGGCCATGAGCCATATAGCAGCTCAAAGTGCACCCGCATTATCTGAGTATTGTCTGCAGGGCTTGCCCGCAAACCCCACGGTACTGGACGTAGGGGGAGGTCCCCTTACCTATGCCCATGCCTTTGCGAAAAATGGGGCGGCAGTCACTGTAATGGATTTACCCCAGGTAATTGACATGATGAGCCCCGAATTAGAACCTGACCTGCCCATAAAAATGGTGAAGGGTGATTTTACCGAAGGATTGCCCCAGGGACCTTTTGACGTAATCTATCTCGGCAACGTCTGTCATATATACGGGGAAAAGGAAAACCAAAAGCTCTTTAATGACGCGGCCGCCAATCTTAAAAGCGGTGGTAGATTAATCATTAATGACATGATCCGGGGTACAGGAGCCAGACCGGCAATCTTTGGTGTCAATATGCTTATAAATACTGCTAACGGCGGAACGTACACCTATGAAGAGTATAAAACATGGCTTGAGAATGCGAAATTTTCTGTTTTTCCCTGGAAAGAGGTTGGCGGCAGGCAGATTATTAGAGCTGACAGGCAGTAA
- a CDS encoding DEAD/DEAH box helicase — protein MAYQESGMDILLEKIKAHTAYKEQIVHIEDLTAQTPRYGELSYPVHRSLAQSLSMRGIDNLYTHQVESIEAVRSDENIVVVTPTASGKSMCYNLPVLDRLISEPGGSALYLFPTKALGRDQLGALAEFGAPLKYGVYDGDTPDGDKRDLRDKANIIMTNPDMLHRGILPNHLKWHCFFSNLKFVVIDEVHNYRGVFGTQVAHVLRRLRRLCNYYDSNPVFILCSATIANPAEHAARLTGLPVRVVDDNGAPRGPMRFVLWKPPTHTPYIKEVAWLLSVCLENRFRSIVFSRARQAAERILRFARQHMDDSNGRAVTAYRGGYLARERRAIEEGLFSGKLRGVVSTNALELGIDVGDLEICIIAGFPGTIASTWQQAGRVGRKDKESLAIYIGVETPLDQHFIRNTGALFSSPSERALVDPANPYLLMGQALCAAHELPVTPADFALWDDIFQDILMLLEEDGDIIHSSGSYYYNGQTYPAERVNIRSGPADPVNLRDTGRGNRLLEVLDGNSAQSQVYPGAVYMHQGETFVVKDLDMEKETAFLEQQDTGYFTMCSREKSTEILTTDRERQLNGHMLYTGQLRVRSRVTGYVKKEEDSGQVIGGGKLDLPEQVLETTGMWIVFDQTAGSLAKKLGLQLMGGLHATEHASIGLLPLFAMCDRNDLGGLSTVEHAQTQGPTIFIHDTCHGGVGFGERAYEEAEDLFEATLEAIQSCECVDGCPACIQSPKCSNFNRPLDKEGAVLLLHLLLGREYVPGNGDKKGKGMDAAARERLKRVAKSFR, from the coding sequence ATGGCTTATCAAGAATCGGGTATGGATATATTGCTGGAAAAAATAAAGGCCCATACTGCATATAAAGAGCAGATTGTACATATTGAAGACCTTACAGCACAAACACCCCGGTACGGTGAATTATCCTACCCGGTGCACCGGTCTTTGGCCCAGTCCCTTTCGATGCGGGGTATAGACAATCTTTACACGCACCAGGTTGAGTCCATAGAAGCCGTCCGGTCGGATGAAAACATTGTGGTGGTCACTCCTACCGCATCCGGGAAGAGCATGTGTTATAACTTACCTGTGCTGGACCGCCTGATCAGCGAGCCGGGTGGGAGTGCGCTGTACCTCTTTCCCACCAAGGCCTTAGGCCGAGATCAACTTGGCGCACTGGCCGAATTCGGGGCGCCTTTAAAGTATGGTGTATATGATGGGGATACTCCGGACGGTGACAAAAGGGATTTGCGGGATAAAGCTAACATTATCATGACCAATCCGGATATGCTGCACCGGGGCATATTACCCAATCATTTGAAGTGGCACTGTTTTTTCTCTAATTTGAAATTTGTAGTAATAGATGAGGTGCATAATTACCGGGGTGTTTTTGGTACTCAGGTAGCCCACGTGCTGCGCCGCCTCCGGCGCCTGTGTAATTATTATGACTCCAATCCGGTGTTTATCCTGTGTTCAGCCACCATTGCCAATCCCGCGGAACACGCGGCCAGGCTTACCGGTCTGCCGGTGAGGGTGGTGGACGATAACGGTGCTCCCCGCGGGCCCATGCGCTTTGTACTCTGGAAGCCTCCCACGCACACCCCCTATATTAAAGAAGTGGCGTGGCTGTTGTCAGTCTGCCTGGAAAACAGGTTTCGATCTATAGTTTTCAGCCGGGCCAGGCAGGCGGCAGAACGTATCCTCCGTTTTGCCAGGCAGCACATGGATGACAGCAACGGCAGGGCAGTGACGGCATACAGGGGCGGCTACCTGGCCCGGGAGCGAAGAGCCATTGAGGAGGGGCTTTTTAGCGGAAAACTCAGGGGAGTTGTTAGTACCAATGCGCTGGAACTAGGCATAGACGTGGGTGACCTGGAAATTTGTATTATCGCCGGTTTCCCCGGCACTATTGCTTCCACCTGGCAGCAGGCAGGCAGGGTGGGACGAAAGGATAAAGAGTCCCTGGCCATTTATATAGGTGTGGAAACACCACTCGACCAGCATTTTATTCGTAATACCGGGGCACTCTTTTCCAGCCCCAGTGAAAGGGCGCTGGTTGACCCTGCTAACCCGTACCTTTTAATGGGACAGGCCCTGTGCGCCGCGCATGAACTGCCGGTAACACCGGCAGATTTTGCACTCTGGGATGATATTTTCCAGGATATTCTAATGCTCCTGGAAGAAGACGGGGATATTATTCATTCCTCCGGCAGCTATTATTATAATGGCCAAACCTACCCCGCTGAAAGGGTTAACATAAGATCGGGCCCCGCGGACCCTGTAAACCTGCGGGATACGGGCAGGGGCAACCGGCTGCTGGAAGTGTTGGACGGTAATTCCGCTCAGTCCCAGGTTTACCCCGGGGCAGTTTACATGCACCAGGGGGAGACCTTTGTAGTTAAAGATCTGGACATGGAAAAGGAAACTGCCTTTTTGGAGCAGCAGGATACCGGTTATTTCACCATGTGCAGCCGGGAAAAATCCACCGAGATTCTAACCACCGACCGGGAGCGCCAATTGAATGGGCACATGCTTTACACCGGGCAGCTGCGGGTCAGAAGCAGGGTGACGGGTTACGTGAAAAAAGAAGAAGATAGTGGGCAGGTAATTGGCGGTGGTAAGTTGGACCTGCCTGAGCAGGTACTGGAGACCACCGGGATGTGGATTGTTTTTGATCAAACGGCTGGTTCTCTGGCCAAAAAATTGGGCCTGCAGTTAATGGGAGGCCTGCATGCCACCGAACATGCATCCATAGGGCTGTTGCCCTTGTTTGCCATGTGTGACCGCAATGATTTGGGTGGACTTTCCACGGTTGAGCATGCTCAGACGCAGGGTCCCACCATATTTATCCATGATACGTGTCATGGCGGAGTAGGATTTGGAGAGCGGGCTTATGAGGAAGCCGAAGACTTATTTGAGGCTACGCTGGAGGCTATACAATCCTGTGAGTGTGTTGATGGTTGTCCGGCCTGCATACAATCACCCAAGTGCTCCAATTTTAACCGTCCCCTGGATAAAGAAGGGGCCGTGCTGCTGCTGCACCTCTTGCTGGGCCGGGAATACGTGCCGGGGAATGGGGATAAAAAGGGTAAGGGAATGGATGCTGCTGCCAGGGAGCGCCTGAAAAGGGTGGCGAAGAGTTTTAGATAA
- a CDS encoding FAD-dependent oxidoreductase, whose product MRFPKLFEERYIGNMLIRNRIVMPPMGTNLANELGAVTPAMIHYYRERAKGGAGLIITEINSVDTPQGCALANQLSIDDNSYIAGHNELVEAVHEHGAKIITQLHHAGRQTTPQNTLNMQPVAPSAIPDPFLKVVPRELSVDEIEEIIEKFVQAAIRAQNAGYDGVEIHGAHGYLVGQFMSPFSNKRTDLYGGDLNNRMRFPLEIIRGVKEVTGENFPVLFRFSADEFVEGGINLEEGMKIARMLEDAGVDALDVSSGIYASMPTILETMNYPEGWRAYLAENIKKEVQIPVIAVGVIRSPETAEGILAEGKSDFVALGRTLIADPEWPQKALEDRTEDIRKCITCNIWCIGERVFQNLHIRCTVNPVAGRELEYPLISSTLTPGHFAVIGGGPAGMEAARVLAVAGHRVTLLEKEPELGGQVKLATVPPGKEKIRWSIDYLQTQIHKLGIEVHLNTDVNADILQGMDIDGIILATGAAPAIPDITGVHSPNVTTAWDLLAGRYEVGNNVVIVGGGSTGCETALLLKHQGKDVTVVEMEDDLAIDAEPISRITLMEELGKSGVHTVTGMSVLEIKPDGIVAMDREWTKHWIPCTHVVLSVGAVSVNNLERELRQRGMKVFVIGDAKEPRRLNTAISEGFMTAHRITQAESLNQPYRPFPIQQQYRQEHEHLLQ is encoded by the coding sequence TTGAGATTTCCTAAACTATTTGAAGAGAGATACATAGGTAACATGCTCATTCGTAACAGAATTGTAATGCCCCCTATGGGTACCAATCTGGCCAATGAGCTGGGCGCAGTTACTCCGGCTATGATTCATTATTATCGTGAGCGGGCCAAGGGTGGGGCCGGCTTGATCATTACTGAGATTAACAGTGTTGATACCCCCCAGGGCTGCGCCCTAGCTAACCAGCTTAGTATTGATGATAATTCTTACATTGCAGGCCACAATGAACTGGTGGAAGCGGTACATGAACACGGTGCAAAAATAATTACCCAGCTGCACCACGCCGGCCGGCAAACAACACCCCAAAATACTTTGAATATGCAGCCGGTGGCACCATCTGCCATTCCGGACCCTTTCTTGAAAGTAGTGCCAAGGGAACTGTCAGTAGATGAGATTGAAGAAATTATTGAAAAGTTTGTGCAAGCTGCAATCCGGGCCCAGAATGCCGGCTATGACGGTGTAGAAATACACGGGGCTCATGGCTATCTTGTTGGCCAGTTCATGTCCCCGTTTAGTAACAAGCGGACAGACCTGTACGGAGGCGATTTAAATAATCGCATGCGCTTCCCACTTGAAATCATCAGGGGCGTCAAAGAAGTCACCGGCGAAAACTTCCCGGTGCTGTTCCGCTTTAGCGCCGATGAATTCGTAGAAGGGGGCATCAACCTGGAAGAAGGAATGAAGATTGCCCGCATGCTTGAAGACGCCGGGGTAGATGCCCTGGATGTTTCCAGCGGCATCTACGCATCCATGCCCACCATCCTGGAGACCATGAATTACCCTGAGGGATGGCGGGCTTATCTGGCTGAAAACATTAAAAAAGAGGTGCAAATACCGGTTATAGCTGTAGGGGTAATTAGAAGCCCGGAAACTGCCGAGGGCATTCTTGCCGAGGGCAAATCGGATTTTGTTGCCCTGGGACGCACTCTAATTGCTGACCCGGAATGGCCGCAAAAAGCATTAGAGGACAGAACAGAAGATATTCGTAAATGCATTACATGCAATATTTGGTGCATCGGTGAGCGGGTATTTCAAAACCTGCATATACGCTGTACGGTAAACCCTGTTGCCGGGCGGGAATTGGAATACCCCCTCATAAGCTCCACCCTGACCCCCGGCCACTTTGCAGTTATCGGCGGCGGGCCGGCAGGAATGGAAGCGGCAAGGGTGCTGGCTGTAGCAGGGCACAGGGTAACCCTTCTGGAAAAAGAGCCTGAGTTGGGCGGGCAGGTAAAACTGGCCACCGTGCCGCCCGGTAAGGAAAAAATAAGATGGTCCATTGATTACCTGCAGACTCAAATCCATAAGCTGGGTATTGAAGTACATTTAAATACTGATGTTAATGCTGACATCCTGCAGGGAATGGATATCGACGGCATCATCCTGGCCACCGGGGCCGCCCCGGCAATTCCGGACATTACCGGTGTACACAGTCCGAATGTGACCACGGCCTGGGACCTCCTGGCCGGCAGGTACGAAGTGGGCAATAATGTGGTCATAGTGGGTGGGGGAAGCACCGGTTGTGAAACGGCACTGCTGCTCAAACATCAAGGAAAAGATGTCACCGTTGTGGAAATGGAAGATGATCTGGCCATTGATGCCGAACCCATCAGCAGAATAACACTAATGGAGGAGCTCGGCAAAAGCGGGGTTCATACCGTCACCGGCATGAGCGTACTGGAAATAAAGCCTGACGGTATTGTCGCCATGGACAGGGAGTGGACAAAGCATTGGATTCCCTGCACACACGTAGTTTTATCCGTGGGGGCTGTTTCGGTAAACAACCTGGAACGAGAGCTAAGACAGCGGGGTATGAAGGTATTCGTTATTGGAGACGCAAAGGAGCCGCGCAGGCTCAACACTGCCATCAGCGAAGGCTTCATGACGGCACACCGGATTACACAAGCCGAGTCACTAAACCAGCCATACCGCCCCTTCCCAATACAGCAGCAGTACAGGCAGGAACACGAACATTTGCTTCAGTAA
- a CDS encoding virulence RhuM family protein — translation MKRKDIEVQGTPATTGEILFYQTEDGRTRVECRFVDETLWLTQALMAELYQKDVRTINEHLKNIYEEGELKPEATIRKFRIVRTEGSREVTREIEHYNLDAILAVGYRVRSHRGTQFRRWATERLKEYLVKGFTMDDERLKNPPVAGSGIPDYFDEMLERIRDIRASERRMYLRVKEIFAMAGDYDPTLSETTKFFSVIQNKLHYATTGMTAAELINSRASHALPNMGLTSWKAGEVRKSDVTTAKNYLNEQEIDELNRIVVMWLDFAEDQARRRKQVFMKDWKRKMDQFLTFNERQVLPNAGNVSKKAADNHARQQYDRFAEGRREHKEALGEGESIKALEEAAKRLPKGEERK, via the coding sequence ATGAAGCGTAAGGATATAGAAGTGCAAGGAACTCCAGCCACAACGGGCGAGATCCTTTTTTACCAGACCGAGGATGGCCGTACACGGGTTGAGTGCCGGTTTGTGGATGAAACTTTATGGCTCACCCAGGCCCTGATGGCCGAGCTTTACCAGAAGGATGTACGCACCATTAACGAACACCTGAAAAACATCTACGAAGAAGGCGAGCTGAAACCGGAGGCAACTATCCGGAAATTCCGGATAGTTCGAACCGAGGGTTCCCGGGAAGTCACCCGGGAAATTGAACACTACAACCTTGACGCTATTCTGGCAGTCGGATACCGTGTTCGTTCTCACCGGGGCACCCAGTTTCGTCGCTGGGCTACCGAACGGTTGAAAGAATATTTAGTCAAGGGCTTTACCATGGACGACGAACGGCTTAAAAATCCGCCCGTCGCCGGGTCGGGTATACCCGACTATTTTGACGAGATGCTCGAGCGCATCCGCGACATCCGCGCCAGCGAGCGGCGTATGTACCTGCGGGTAAAGGAGATTTTCGCCATGGCGGGCGACTATGACCCCACATTGTCGGAAACCACCAAATTCTTCAGCGTCATCCAGAACAAGCTACATTACGCTACCACCGGTATGACGGCGGCGGAACTCATAAATAGTCGTGCCAGCCACGCCCTACCCAACATGGGATTGACCAGTTGGAAGGCGGGAGAAGTTCGCAAGTCCGACGTAACTACCGCCAAAAATTATCTGAATGAGCAGGAAATTGACGAACTTAACCGTATCGTGGTGATGTGGCTTGACTTTGCCGAAGACCAGGCCCGGCGCCGCAAGCAGGTTTTTATGAAAGATTGGAAACGAAAAATGGACCAGTTTTTGACATTCAACGAGCGCCAGGTGCTCCCCAATGCCGGAAATGTTAGCAAGAAAGCTGCGGACAACCACGCCCGGCAGCAATACGACCGTTTTGCAGAGGGCCGCCGTGAGCACAAAGAAGCCCTCGGCGAAGGGGAGTCCATTAAAGCGCTGGAGGAAGCAGCAAAGCGTTTGCCGAAAGGAGAGGAACGCAAATGA
- the alr gene encoding alanine racemase — MDKWVEIDLNKLQHNVKALQGYFDVPIMAVLKQNAYGLGAVKIGNFLEQSGINHFAVTHIEEGIELRDGGVRSPILVFAPPGIGKDELNSLWRHELTPSVYSLHFAEILNRLALEKDKPIDVHLKVDTGMGRMGFTPQELLQAAERLKELDGLNLKGIFTHYSNAFEKEMDYTKEQLDSFLSLVNQLENKGFEFTVKYSANSMAALKFPATHMDMVNIGSAFLGNSTINPDVPLKKVYRTRVRVLQARQLEEGSYVGYSNTYKTGKNTHTAVLPIGYTDGFGLEKKIDSFRINDFIRQLYHLLKDFLKPAYSVFFDGKPLKIIGKTSMQLTVVETGNVQLKPGDIVDVYLNPLMANARIDRVYVEGQPD; from the coding sequence GTGGATAAATGGGTGGAGATTGATTTAAATAAATTGCAGCATAATGTTAAGGCCCTGCAGGGTTATTTTGATGTCCCCATCATGGCAGTGCTCAAACAAAATGCTTACGGCCTGGGAGCTGTAAAAATAGGTAATTTCCTTGAACAATCAGGCATTAATCATTTTGCGGTTACGCATATAGAGGAAGGCATTGAATTGAGGGACGGGGGTGTTCGCTCTCCTATTTTGGTTTTTGCACCTCCCGGCATTGGTAAAGATGAGCTGAATAGTTTATGGCGGCATGAACTCACCCCTTCTGTATATTCTCTGCACTTTGCCGAGATTTTGAATAGGCTTGCCCTGGAGAAGGACAAGCCTATTGATGTCCATCTAAAAGTCGATACCGGAATGGGAAGGATGGGATTTACCCCGCAAGAATTGCTTCAGGCAGCAGAAAGGCTGAAAGAACTTGATGGTCTTAATTTAAAAGGCATTTTTACTCATTACAGCAATGCCTTTGAAAAGGAAATGGATTATACCAAAGAGCAGCTGGATAGTTTTCTTTCGTTGGTCAATCAGTTAGAAAATAAAGGTTTTGAGTTTACTGTTAAATATAGTGCCAATTCCATGGCTGCCCTAAAATTTCCCGCAACGCATATGGATATGGTAAATATCGGTTCCGCCTTTCTGGGTAACAGTACCATTAATCCTGACGTGCCATTGAAAAAGGTGTACCGCACCAGGGTCAGAGTTCTGCAAGCCAGGCAGCTTGAGGAGGGAAGCTATGTGGGTTACAGTAACACTTACAAGACCGGTAAAAATACCCATACGGCTGTTCTTCCTATAGGTTATACAGATGGTTTTGGTCTGGAGAAAAAGATAGATTCCTTTCGTATCAATGATTTTATCAGGCAGCTTTATCACCTGTTAAAGGATTTCCTTAAACCGGCATATAGTGTCTTTTTTGACGGTAAACCCCTTAAAATAATCGGTAAAACAAGCATGCAGCTTACGGTAGTGGAGACCGGCAATGTGCAGCTTAAGCCCGGTGATATAGTCGATGTGTATTTGAATCCTTTGATGGCTAACGCCCGCATTGATAGGGTTTACGTGGAGGGTCAACCGGATTAA
- a CDS encoding CBS domain-containing protein, with protein sequence MKKKPVRDVMVPLEQYPSVHVNSTLAEAIKALKNSFHIDQRGIISGQRSLLVLNEDRDLVGILTIRSMLDAIKVKSTVGAALTRLFSRDVVEDNAMLINVSEVMRPVFSNCVDVNDNAAEAVQVMLTGKVNIIPVMEGDKAVGIIRSVDLFNIIGELLE encoded by the coding sequence ATGAAAAAGAAACCTGTTCGTGACGTAATGGTTCCCCTGGAACAATATCCTAGTGTCCATGTAAACTCAACCCTGGCGGAGGCAATAAAGGCATTGAAAAATTCCTTTCACATTGACCAAAGGGGCATAATTTCCGGTCAGAGGTCCTTACTGGTATTAAATGAGGACAGGGACCTGGTAGGTATTCTGACCATAAGGTCTATGCTAGATGCCATCAAGGTGAAATCAACGGTGGGGGCTGCACTTACCCGTCTCTTTTCTCGGGACGTTGTCGAGGACAATGCCATGCTCATCAATGTGAGTGAGGTTATGCGGCCTGTTTTTAGCAACTGTGTCGATGTAAATGATAATGCTGCCGAGGCTGTTCAGGTAATGCTCACAGGAAAAGTGAATATTATCCCCGTTATGGAGGGTGATAAAGCCGTAGGAATAATCAGGTCGGTTGACTTATTCAATATAATCGGAGAGCTGTTAGAATAA